A part of Microbacterium atlanticum genomic DNA contains:
- a CDS encoding substrate-binding domain-containing protein, giving the protein MTIAVMGGASSDLFWSTVKNGAESAAKSVEAAGGKVTFVSMPNYDNFSSDAAKLVGNLQAMNPDAVVLPNWVPDAQNANIQAISDAGIPVIIYNAGQETVGDVGGEIYIGTDDYEAGVAGGKKLEDDGYAHILCVNTLPGVANVDARCEGIHEGASGTKVTDLNLPSTQFGDPTAIKEAIKGALLQDPSVDVVITIGTADADSAAAALEQGSLTEKVGLASFDVAETVLNRIADGTQLFTIDQQPFAQGYYAVANAFQLAAYGIKLPEERILTGPALITSDNVDLAIQGTKNGVR; this is encoded by the coding sequence GCGGAGTCCGCCGCGAAGTCCGTGGAGGCGGCCGGTGGCAAGGTCACCTTCGTGTCGATGCCGAACTACGACAACTTCAGCTCGGACGCGGCGAAGCTCGTCGGCAATCTGCAGGCTATGAACCCGGACGCCGTCGTGCTGCCGAACTGGGTTCCCGATGCCCAGAACGCGAACATCCAGGCGATCTCGGACGCGGGCATCCCCGTCATCATCTACAACGCCGGACAGGAGACTGTCGGCGACGTCGGCGGAGAGATCTACATCGGCACCGACGACTATGAGGCGGGTGTCGCCGGCGGCAAGAAGCTCGAGGACGACGGCTACGCGCACATCCTCTGTGTCAACACGCTCCCGGGCGTCGCCAACGTCGACGCCCGCTGCGAGGGGATCCACGAGGGTGCGTCCGGCACGAAGGTGACTGACCTCAACCTTCCGTCGACCCAGTTCGGCGACCCGACGGCCATCAAGGAGGCCATCAAGGGCGCGCTGCTGCAGGACCCGTCGGTCGATGTCGTCATCACTATCGGCACCGCTGACGCCGACAGTGCCGCGGCGGCGCTCGAGCAGGGCAGCCTGACCGAGAAGGTGGGGCTGGCCAGCTTCGATGTGGCCGAGACGGTCCTCAATCGCATCGCGGACGGCACGCAACTGTTCACGATCGACCAGCAGCCCTTCGCGCAGGGCTATTACGCGGTCGCCAACGCCTTCCAGCTGGCTGCTTACGGCATCAAGCTGCCCGAGGAGCGCATCCTCACCGGGCCCGCGCTGATCACGTCCGACAACGTGGACCTCGCCATCCAGGGAACCAAGAACGGCGTTCGCTGA